A stretch of Labrus mixtus chromosome 7, fLabMix1.1, whole genome shotgun sequence DNA encodes these proteins:
- the sumf1 gene encoding formylglycine-generating enzyme: MVRSLAFLFAFGCVCLCEPAAQQAGSSCGCDKLSRAATERPAEEETEAAAHKYSQGANERLYEARGNGKTIQSQMVLIPGGEFLMGTDDPGIPADGEGPQRLVYVDSFYMDIHEVTNRHFQNFVEASEYKTQAEIFKDSFVFEGLLSDSVKDQIAQAVAAAPWWLPVKGADWKHPEGPDSTSADRLDHPVVHVSWEDAVAYCSWANKRLPTEAEWEYACRGGLKDRLYPWGNKLYPKGEHYANLWQGDFPNNNSGDDGYNKTSPVMSFPANSFGLYDMVGNVWEWTSDWWTVIHTTDHQQNPTGPPSGTDKVKKGGSYMCHKSYCYRYRCAARSQNTPDSSASNLGFRCVSKEQQ; the protein is encoded by the exons ATGGTGCGTAGTTTGGCGTTTCTCTTCGcttttggttgtgtgtgtttgtgtgaacctGCAGCCCAGCAGGCAGGGTCGAGCTgcggctgtgacaagctgagcaGAGCAGCTACTGAGCGGCCGgcggaggaggagacggaggcAGCAGCCCACAAATACTCCCAAGGCGCCAATGAGAGACTGTATGAGGCACGGGGGAATGGGAAGACAATTCAAAGTCAG ATGGTGCTGATTCCTGGAGGAGAGTTCCTGATGGGAACAGACGACCCAGGCATTCCTGCTGATGGTGAGGGCCCTCAGAGACTGGTGTATGTGGACTCCTTCTACATGGACATCCATGAAGTCACTAACAGACACTTTCAGAACTTTGTTGAGGCCAGTGAATACAAAACTCAG GCAGAGATATTTAAAGACTCGTTTGTATTCGAGGGACTTTTGAGTGACAGTGTCAAAGACCAAATTGCCCAAGCA GTtgctgctgccccctggtggctaCCAGTCAAAGGAGCTGACTGGAAGCACCCAGAAGGTCCAGACTCAACTTCAGCTGACAG GCTGGACCATCCTGTGGTCCATGTGTCCTGGGAGGATGCTGTTGCCTACTGCTCCTGGGCCAACAAGAGGCTTCCCACAGAGGCAGAGTGGGAGTACGCCTGCAGGGGCGGCCTCAAAGACAG ACTATACCCCTGGGGAAACAAGTTGTACCCGAAAGGAGAACACTATGCCAACCTCTGGCAGGGAGATTTCCCCAACAACAACTCTGGGGATGATGGATACAACAAAACCTCACCG GTGATGTCCTTTCCTGCTAATAGTTTTGGTCTCTATGACATGGTGGGTAACGTGTGGGAATGGACCTCAGACTGGTGGACTGTGATTCATACCACTGACCACCAACAAAACCCA ACTGGTCCTCCATCAGGCACAGACAAGGTGAAGAAGGGAGGATCATACATGTGTCACAAG tCTTACTGTTACAGATACAGGTGTGCAGCCCGAAGCCAAAACACTCCGGACAGCTCTGCCTCTAATCTTGGTTTCCGTTGTGTCTCTAAGGAACAACAGTGA